The Pungitius pungitius chromosome 8, fPunPun2.1, whole genome shotgun sequence genome has a window encoding:
- the LOC119230171 gene encoding calcium-binding and coiled-coil domain-containing protein 1-like isoform X3, with the protein MDKQPTVVFRNVGQLYFPQSRVECHYSLTSDHQWSSGDWIGIFEMDCSSVKQYHTYTWAVVPEGYTRGSGVNCCALFQASYLPRPSGVEYQFVYVDSRGEVCARSRSFTFRSPKPLEELETLREEQDEEDGEEELQIVIPRAQLLQSQLEECLKKQANLLQALDEAKEEKENEKKNSNKAREEWESHREAMKEELSQLTDNMRLNCEMLKKMEGKHNVEGGPASRCLGNVKYSQENLTFELSKLMAEKAESQQRVRDLEENIKVLNDRKREEHSDLERLKERVKKMSIQMNHDEEKRKCLQVENQSALAEVRGLQERLEASEHAAEGLRRELRELGTRHGQTSTELHQARLQAAQLTLLLSEENLVLREERATWALEREAYKHAAERDSKKLQELSCEVQKKEEWLQEERMEREKLEVELGQERDCNRVLLRDARQELQELKASVRTAQKESEEQQEPMNYTRQFNGGIPAFISSGSSSEDDTDASSASSASSRSTGSPLFRSTQSDQPNRAELLAAETHTRRQEDAAASDSQRCGPPAGGGKLPMLPEPVDPVLSEPADSPMW; encoded by the exons ATGGATAAACAGCCCACGGTGGTGTTTCGAAATGTGGGACAGCTGTACTTCCCCCAATCCAGAGTTGAGTGCCACTACAGTCTTACCTCTGACCACCAGTGGAGCAGCGGGGACTGGATAGGGATTTTTGAG ATGGACTGTTCGTCAGTGAAACAGTACCACACGTACACGTGGGCTGTTGTTCCTGAAGGCTACACGAGGGGTTCAGGCGTCAACTGCTGTGCACTTTTTCAGG CGTCGTACCTGCCCCGCCCCAGCGGTGTGGAGTATCAGTTTGTATACGTGGATTCGAGGGGAGAGGTGTGTGCCCGAAGTCGCTCCTTCACCTTCCGCTCTCCCAagccgctggaggagctggagacccTGAGAGAAGAGCAagatgaggaggatggagaggaggagctgcagataGTCATCCCCAGGGCTCAGCTGTTGCAG AGTCAGCTGGAGGAgtgcttaaaaaaacaagccAATCTCCTGCAGGCTCTGGATGAGgcaaaagaggagaaagagaacgaGAAAAAGAACAGCAACAAAGCaagggaggagtgggagagTCACAGAGAAGCGATGAAGGAGGAGCTCTCACAGCTCACAGACAACATGAGACTCAACTGTGAGATGttgaagaagatggagggaaaacACAATGTAGAGGGAGGTCCTGCTTCCAGATGTCTTGGG AATGTGAAATATAGTCAAGAAAACCTGACGTTTGAACTGAGCAAACTGATGGCTGAAAAAGCTGAGAGCCAGCAGCGAGTCAGAgacctggaggagaacatcaagGTCCTGAAcgacaggaagagagaggaacACAGCGACCTGGAAAG GCTGAAGGAGAGAGTGAAGAAAATGTCCATTCAAATGAACCATgatgaggaaaagagaaagtgtCTGCAG GTGGAGAACCAGTCCGCCCTGGCGGAGGTCCGGGGGCTGCAGGAGCGCCTGGAGGCCAGTGAGCATGCAGCCGAGGGCCTGCGCAGGGAGCTGAGAGAGCTGGGCACCCGCCACGGCCAGACCAGCACTGAGCTGCATCAGGCCCGGCTGCAAGCGGCCCAGCTCACCCTGCTGCTGTCTGAGGAGAACCTGGTCCTCAGGGAGGAGCGTGCCACCTGGGCTCTGGAGAGGGAGGCTTACAAACATGCAGCAGAA AGGGATTCCAAGAAATTACAAGAACTGAGCTGTGAGGTGCAGAAGAAGGAGGAGTGGCtccaggaggagaggatggagagggagaaactAGAAGTTGAGCTCGGGCAAGAGAGAGATTGCAATCGA gtgctGCTAAGGGACGCTaggcaggagctgcaggagctgaagGCCAGCGTGAGGACGGCccagaaagagagcgaggagcagcag GAGCCGATGAACTACACCCGGCAGTTCAACGGTGGAATTCCTGCATTCATCT CTTCCGGCTCTTCCTCTGAGGACGACACGGATGCTTCCTCAGCTTCCTCAGCTTCCTCGAGATCAACGGGTTCGCCTCTTTTCCGGTCCACTCAGTCGGATCAACCCAACAGAGCCGAGCTCcttgctgcagagacacacacccgGAGACAAGAGGACGCAGCGGCCTCTGACTCACAG CGCTGTGGGCCCCCGGCTGGAGGAGGGAAGCTGCCGATGCTTCCAGAACCTGTCGACCCCGTCCTGAG tgaGCCGGCCGACTCCCCCATGTggtaa
- the LOC119230171 gene encoding calcium-binding and coiled-coil domain-containing protein 1-like isoform X2, producing the protein MDKQPTVVFRNVGQLYFPQSRVECHYSLTSDHQWSSGDWIGIFEMDCSSVKQYHTYTWAVVPEGYTRGSGVNCCALFQASYLPRPSGVEYQFVYVDSRGEVCARSRSFTFRSPKPLEELETLREEQDEEDGEEELQIVIPRAQLLQSQLEECLKKQANLLQALDEAKEEKENEKKNSNKAREEWESHREAMKEELSQLTDNMRLNCEMLKKMEGKHNVEGGPASRCLGNVKYSQENLTFELSKLMAEKAESQQRVRDLEENIKVLNDRKREEHSDLERLKERVKKMSIQMNHDEEKRKCLQVENQSALAEVRGLQERLEASEHAAEGLRRELRELGTRHGQTSTELHQARLQAAQLTLLLSEENLVLREERATWALEREAYKHAAERDSKKLQELSCEVQKKEEWLQEERMEREKLEVELGQERDCNRVLLRDARQELQELKASVRTAQKESEEQQVDKQEPMNYTRQFNGGIPAFISSGSSSEDDTDASSASSASSRSTGSPLFRSTQSDQPNRAELLAAETHTRRQEDAAASDSQRCGPPAGGGKLPMLPEPVDPVLSEPADSPMW; encoded by the exons ATGGATAAACAGCCCACGGTGGTGTTTCGAAATGTGGGACAGCTGTACTTCCCCCAATCCAGAGTTGAGTGCCACTACAGTCTTACCTCTGACCACCAGTGGAGCAGCGGGGACTGGATAGGGATTTTTGAG ATGGACTGTTCGTCAGTGAAACAGTACCACACGTACACGTGGGCTGTTGTTCCTGAAGGCTACACGAGGGGTTCAGGCGTCAACTGCTGTGCACTTTTTCAGG CGTCGTACCTGCCCCGCCCCAGCGGTGTGGAGTATCAGTTTGTATACGTGGATTCGAGGGGAGAGGTGTGTGCCCGAAGTCGCTCCTTCACCTTCCGCTCTCCCAagccgctggaggagctggagacccTGAGAGAAGAGCAagatgaggaggatggagaggaggagctgcagataGTCATCCCCAGGGCTCAGCTGTTGCAG AGTCAGCTGGAGGAgtgcttaaaaaaacaagccAATCTCCTGCAGGCTCTGGATGAGgcaaaagaggagaaagagaacgaGAAAAAGAACAGCAACAAAGCaagggaggagtgggagagTCACAGAGAAGCGATGAAGGAGGAGCTCTCACAGCTCACAGACAACATGAGACTCAACTGTGAGATGttgaagaagatggagggaaaacACAATGTAGAGGGAGGTCCTGCTTCCAGATGTCTTGGG AATGTGAAATATAGTCAAGAAAACCTGACGTTTGAACTGAGCAAACTGATGGCTGAAAAAGCTGAGAGCCAGCAGCGAGTCAGAgacctggaggagaacatcaagGTCCTGAAcgacaggaagagagaggaacACAGCGACCTGGAAAG GCTGAAGGAGAGAGTGAAGAAAATGTCCATTCAAATGAACCATgatgaggaaaagagaaagtgtCTGCAG GTGGAGAACCAGTCCGCCCTGGCGGAGGTCCGGGGGCTGCAGGAGCGCCTGGAGGCCAGTGAGCATGCAGCCGAGGGCCTGCGCAGGGAGCTGAGAGAGCTGGGCACCCGCCACGGCCAGACCAGCACTGAGCTGCATCAGGCCCGGCTGCAAGCGGCCCAGCTCACCCTGCTGCTGTCTGAGGAGAACCTGGTCCTCAGGGAGGAGCGTGCCACCTGGGCTCTGGAGAGGGAGGCTTACAAACATGCAGCAGAA AGGGATTCCAAGAAATTACAAGAACTGAGCTGTGAGGTGCAGAAGAAGGAGGAGTGGCtccaggaggagaggatggagagggagaaactAGAAGTTGAGCTCGGGCAAGAGAGAGATTGCAATCGA gtgctGCTAAGGGACGCTaggcaggagctgcaggagctgaagGCCAGCGTGAGGACGGCccagaaagagagcgaggagcagcaggtggacaAACAG GAGCCGATGAACTACACCCGGCAGTTCAACGGTGGAATTCCTGCATTCATCT CTTCCGGCTCTTCCTCTGAGGACGACACGGATGCTTCCTCAGCTTCCTCAGCTTCCTCGAGATCAACGGGTTCGCCTCTTTTCCGGTCCACTCAGTCGGATCAACCCAACAGAGCCGAGCTCcttgctgcagagacacacacccgGAGACAAGAGGACGCAGCGGCCTCTGACTCACAG CGCTGTGGGCCCCCGGCTGGAGGAGGGAAGCTGCCGATGCTTCCAGAACCTGTCGACCCCGTCCTGAG tgaGCCGGCCGACTCCCCCATGTggtaa
- the LOC119230171 gene encoding calcium-binding and coiled-coil domain-containing protein 1-like isoform X1: MDKQPTVVFRNVGQLYFPQSRVECHYSLTSDHQWSSGDWIGIFEMDCSSVKQYHTYTWAVVPEGYTRGSGVNCCALFQASYLPRPSGVEYQFVYVDSRGEVCARSRSFTFRSPKPLEELETLREEQDEEDGEEELQIVIPRAQLLQSQLEECLKKQANLLQALDEAKEEKENEKKNSNKAREEWESHREAMKEELSQLTDNMRLNCEMLKKMEGKHNVEGGPASRCLGNVKYSQENLTFELSKLMAEKAESQQRVRDLEENIKVLNDRKREEHSDLERLKERVKKMSIQMNHDEEKRKCLQVENQSALAEVRGLQERLEASEHAAEGLRRELRELGTRHGQTSTELHQARLQAAQLTLLLSEENLVLREERATWALEREAYKHAAERDSKKLQELSCEVQKKEEWLQEERMEREKLEVELGQERDCNRVLLRDARQELQELKASVRTAQKESEEQQVDKQARVPNQSTSIYSIAIRKMFPNKITTHQEPMNYTRQFNGGIPAFISSGSSSEDDTDASSASSASSRSTGSPLFRSTQSDQPNRAELLAAETHTRRQEDAAASDSQRCGPPAGGGKLPMLPEPVDPVLSEPADSPMW, from the exons ATGGATAAACAGCCCACGGTGGTGTTTCGAAATGTGGGACAGCTGTACTTCCCCCAATCCAGAGTTGAGTGCCACTACAGTCTTACCTCTGACCACCAGTGGAGCAGCGGGGACTGGATAGGGATTTTTGAG ATGGACTGTTCGTCAGTGAAACAGTACCACACGTACACGTGGGCTGTTGTTCCTGAAGGCTACACGAGGGGTTCAGGCGTCAACTGCTGTGCACTTTTTCAGG CGTCGTACCTGCCCCGCCCCAGCGGTGTGGAGTATCAGTTTGTATACGTGGATTCGAGGGGAGAGGTGTGTGCCCGAAGTCGCTCCTTCACCTTCCGCTCTCCCAagccgctggaggagctggagacccTGAGAGAAGAGCAagatgaggaggatggagaggaggagctgcagataGTCATCCCCAGGGCTCAGCTGTTGCAG AGTCAGCTGGAGGAgtgcttaaaaaaacaagccAATCTCCTGCAGGCTCTGGATGAGgcaaaagaggagaaagagaacgaGAAAAAGAACAGCAACAAAGCaagggaggagtgggagagTCACAGAGAAGCGATGAAGGAGGAGCTCTCACAGCTCACAGACAACATGAGACTCAACTGTGAGATGttgaagaagatggagggaaaacACAATGTAGAGGGAGGTCCTGCTTCCAGATGTCTTGGG AATGTGAAATATAGTCAAGAAAACCTGACGTTTGAACTGAGCAAACTGATGGCTGAAAAAGCTGAGAGCCAGCAGCGAGTCAGAgacctggaggagaacatcaagGTCCTGAAcgacaggaagagagaggaacACAGCGACCTGGAAAG GCTGAAGGAGAGAGTGAAGAAAATGTCCATTCAAATGAACCATgatgaggaaaagagaaagtgtCTGCAG GTGGAGAACCAGTCCGCCCTGGCGGAGGTCCGGGGGCTGCAGGAGCGCCTGGAGGCCAGTGAGCATGCAGCCGAGGGCCTGCGCAGGGAGCTGAGAGAGCTGGGCACCCGCCACGGCCAGACCAGCACTGAGCTGCATCAGGCCCGGCTGCAAGCGGCCCAGCTCACCCTGCTGCTGTCTGAGGAGAACCTGGTCCTCAGGGAGGAGCGTGCCACCTGGGCTCTGGAGAGGGAGGCTTACAAACATGCAGCAGAA AGGGATTCCAAGAAATTACAAGAACTGAGCTGTGAGGTGCAGAAGAAGGAGGAGTGGCtccaggaggagaggatggagagggagaaactAGAAGTTGAGCTCGGGCAAGAGAGAGATTGCAATCGA gtgctGCTAAGGGACGCTaggcaggagctgcaggagctgaagGCCAGCGTGAGGACGGCccagaaagagagcgaggagcagcaggtggacaAACAGGCGAGGGTTCCCAACCAGAGTACATCCATCTATTCTATAGCAATCCGCAAGATGTTTCCTAATAAGATTACTACCCATCAG GAGCCGATGAACTACACCCGGCAGTTCAACGGTGGAATTCCTGCATTCATCT CTTCCGGCTCTTCCTCTGAGGACGACACGGATGCTTCCTCAGCTTCCTCAGCTTCCTCGAGATCAACGGGTTCGCCTCTTTTCCGGTCCACTCAGTCGGATCAACCCAACAGAGCCGAGCTCcttgctgcagagacacacacccgGAGACAAGAGGACGCAGCGGCCTCTGACTCACAG CGCTGTGGGCCCCCGGCTGGAGGAGGGAAGCTGCCGATGCTTCCAGAACCTGTCGACCCCGTCCTGAG tgaGCCGGCCGACTCCCCCATGTggtaa
- the LOC119230171 gene encoding calcium-binding and coiled-coil domain-containing protein 1-like isoform X4, with translation MDKQPTVVFRNVGQLYFPQSRVECHYSLTSDHQWSSGDWIGIFEMDCSSVKQYHTYTWAVVPEGYTRGSGVNCCALFQASYLPRPSGVEYQFVYVDSRGEVCARSRSFTFRSPKPLEELETLREEQDEEDGEEELQIVIPRAQLLQSQLEECLKKQANLLQALDEAKEEKENEKKNSNKAREEWESHREAMKEELSQLTDNMRLNCEMLKKMEGKHNVEGGPASRCLGNVKYSQENLTFELSKLMAEKAESQQRVRDLEENIKVLNDRKREEHSDLERLKERVKKMSIQMNHDEEKRKCLQVENQSALAEVRGLQERLEASEHAAEGLRRELRELGTRHGQTSTELHQARLQAAQLTLLLSEENLVLREERATWALEREAYKHAAERDSKKLQELSCEVQKKEEWLQEERMEREKLEVELGQERDCNRVLLRDARQELQELKASVRTAQKESEEQQVDKQARVPNQSTSIYSIAIRKMFPNKITTHQEPMNYTRQFNGGIPAFISSGSSSEDDTDASSASSASSRSTGSPLFRSTQSDQPNRAELLAAETHTRRQEDAAASDSQ, from the exons ATGGATAAACAGCCCACGGTGGTGTTTCGAAATGTGGGACAGCTGTACTTCCCCCAATCCAGAGTTGAGTGCCACTACAGTCTTACCTCTGACCACCAGTGGAGCAGCGGGGACTGGATAGGGATTTTTGAG ATGGACTGTTCGTCAGTGAAACAGTACCACACGTACACGTGGGCTGTTGTTCCTGAAGGCTACACGAGGGGTTCAGGCGTCAACTGCTGTGCACTTTTTCAGG CGTCGTACCTGCCCCGCCCCAGCGGTGTGGAGTATCAGTTTGTATACGTGGATTCGAGGGGAGAGGTGTGTGCCCGAAGTCGCTCCTTCACCTTCCGCTCTCCCAagccgctggaggagctggagacccTGAGAGAAGAGCAagatgaggaggatggagaggaggagctgcagataGTCATCCCCAGGGCTCAGCTGTTGCAG AGTCAGCTGGAGGAgtgcttaaaaaaacaagccAATCTCCTGCAGGCTCTGGATGAGgcaaaagaggagaaagagaacgaGAAAAAGAACAGCAACAAAGCaagggaggagtgggagagTCACAGAGAAGCGATGAAGGAGGAGCTCTCACAGCTCACAGACAACATGAGACTCAACTGTGAGATGttgaagaagatggagggaaaacACAATGTAGAGGGAGGTCCTGCTTCCAGATGTCTTGGG AATGTGAAATATAGTCAAGAAAACCTGACGTTTGAACTGAGCAAACTGATGGCTGAAAAAGCTGAGAGCCAGCAGCGAGTCAGAgacctggaggagaacatcaagGTCCTGAAcgacaggaagagagaggaacACAGCGACCTGGAAAG GCTGAAGGAGAGAGTGAAGAAAATGTCCATTCAAATGAACCATgatgaggaaaagagaaagtgtCTGCAG GTGGAGAACCAGTCCGCCCTGGCGGAGGTCCGGGGGCTGCAGGAGCGCCTGGAGGCCAGTGAGCATGCAGCCGAGGGCCTGCGCAGGGAGCTGAGAGAGCTGGGCACCCGCCACGGCCAGACCAGCACTGAGCTGCATCAGGCCCGGCTGCAAGCGGCCCAGCTCACCCTGCTGCTGTCTGAGGAGAACCTGGTCCTCAGGGAGGAGCGTGCCACCTGGGCTCTGGAGAGGGAGGCTTACAAACATGCAGCAGAA AGGGATTCCAAGAAATTACAAGAACTGAGCTGTGAGGTGCAGAAGAAGGAGGAGTGGCtccaggaggagaggatggagagggagaaactAGAAGTTGAGCTCGGGCAAGAGAGAGATTGCAATCGA gtgctGCTAAGGGACGCTaggcaggagctgcaggagctgaagGCCAGCGTGAGGACGGCccagaaagagagcgaggagcagcaggtggacaAACAGGCGAGGGTTCCCAACCAGAGTACATCCATCTATTCTATAGCAATCCGCAAGATGTTTCCTAATAAGATTACTACCCATCAG GAGCCGATGAACTACACCCGGCAGTTCAACGGTGGAATTCCTGCATTCATCT CTTCCGGCTCTTCCTCTGAGGACGACACGGATGCTTCCTCAGCTTCCTCAGCTTCCTCGAGATCAACGGGTTCGCCTCTTTTCCGGTCCACTCAGTCGGATCAACCCAACAGAGCCGAGCTCcttgctgcagagacacacacccgGAGACAAGAGGACGCAGCGGCCTCTGACTCACAG tga